The following coding sequences are from one Eptesicus fuscus isolate TK198812 chromosome 7, DD_ASM_mEF_20220401, whole genome shotgun sequence window:
- the ORMDL2 gene encoding ORM1-like protein 2, with translation MNVGVAHSEVNPNTRVMNSRGIWLAYIILVGLLHVVLLSIPFFSIPVVWTLTNVIHNLAMYVFLHTVKGTPFETPDQGKSRLLTHWEQMDYGLQFTSSRKFLSISPIVLYLLASFYTKYDAAHFLINTTSLLSVLLPKLPQFHGVRLFGINKY, from the exons ATGAATGTGGGAGTAGCACACAGCGAAGTAAACCCCAACACTCGAGTGATGAATAGCCGGGGCATCTGGCTGGCCTACATCATCTTGGTAGGACTGCTGCATGTGGTGCTACTCAGCATCCCCTTCTTCAGCATTCCTGTTGTCTGGACCCTGACCAACGTCATCCATAACTTG gcCATGTATGTCTTCCTACATACAGTGAAAGGGACACCCTTTGAGACCCCTGACCAAGGAAAGTCTCGGCTACTGACACACTGGGAACAGATGGACTACGGGCTCCAATTTACCTCTTCCCGCAAATTCCTCAGCATCTCTCCTATTGTACT ctaCCTCCTAGCCAGCTTCTACACCAAGTATGATGCTGCTCACTTCCTGATCAACACAACCTCATTGCTCAGCGTACTGCTGCCTAAATTGCCCCAATTCCATGGGGTTCGTCTCTTTGGCATCAATAAATACTGA